In Cicer arietinum cultivar CDC Frontier isolate Library 1 chromosome 7, Cicar.CDCFrontier_v2.0, whole genome shotgun sequence, the genomic window AAAGGCAATTTTTTCTACTTCAGtacatggtcgcatcctggggatgcgacctcctacttCGTAcggttttttgttgttgttgaatattgggtatattattatatttattatatttaataataataatgggtaTATTAATAAtgggtataataataaaaataataataataataattttaataataataataaaaagaaaattctattaataaaataaaaataattttattatttaatatattcaataatttattttaatattatatattcttttattgttgaattttgttatttattattaggtatattatattggatatattatatttattattattaaatattttaaaaataattataacatttaaaaatacaaaatattgttataaataattaaaataattaatttaatattattatataacttttaataattattataataaaaaaacaataataataataaaaagaaaattctattaataaaataaaaatNNNNNNNNNNNNNNNNNNNNNNNNNNNNNNNNNNNNNNNNNNNNNNNNNNNNNNNNNNNNNNNNNNNNNNNNNNNNNNNNNNNNNNNNNNNNNNNNNNNNNNNNNNNNNNNNNNNNNNNNNNNNNNTGTAGACTTTAAGTACTGTTTCCACCTTGTACACATCGGATATAAGGCTCCAATAATCATATTTGATGCTAGAACATGCTGCTATCACATGTGAACAaggcatatgtttagcttgatattttCCACAATCGCACCACTTGTTAGGAAGATTTATACTGAAATAACCAATTGGTCGCCCTTCTTTTGGAACTACTGACTCGTGGACCATGAAAGTGTGGTTGCTTCGATCAAAATTATCGACTCTATGACTATTTGATTTACGTATTTCCGATTTCATAAAAGTCATGCATTTTTCTGTGTATATCTGACCAGAAACTAAAATTGATGCGTGTTGTTTTGCCATGGTTGGAAATAGTGTAcctgttttataatatgttgattggaccaaagcaGTGATGGGAAGGTTGCGTGGTTCTTTTAATACTGCGTTCATCGACTCCACAAGGTTGGTGGTCATCTGACCCCAACGGCTACCTCCATCAAatgcttgaatccaatcttgtCGCGGTATattgtctaaccatttcaaagcttTTGGGTTTACGATGCCAATTTCTCTGCggtagtatcgatatgtagACTCATTGATTGAGTAACCTGTATTGAAACAACAGACAATGcattattacactaattataaaacttcataatttaatttttaattaatgataagaaGTAAGAATTAAAGTATTACCCATAGAAATAACCTTGTTCTTCAAAGCATTATCCTTAAATTCCCTTGCAAAATTTTGTGCAATATGTCGGACGCAAAACACATGCTTTGACGGAGGATGTTGCCACCCATTATTCAGATTATTGTAAGCACTTTTGATAGattcgtgtctatctgaaatcaaacaaatgttggcttgtggagtgacgtgtgatctcaaatttctcaaaaagaaactccaagcctcttttgtctcaccttccacaagagCATAAGCAATTGGAATGATATTGTCGTTCCCATCCTGTGCAACTGCTACCAATAGAGTTCCCTTATATTTTCCGTATAACCAAGTTCCATCAACTTGCACAATtggtttgcaaaatttaaaCGCAGATATGCATGGAACGTAAGcccaaaatagtctatgaaaGATTGTCATCCCATTTATCAAACCATGTTCATTATAAGCTGGGATTGTTTCCATTTTAATAATGGTTCCTGGAGCAAACGTTCGCATAACTAATAACCATCGTGGAagttgattgtaagactctTCCCAATTGCCATAAATTTGTTCGATTTCCTTATTTTTTCTCAACCAAGCTTTTCTATAACTAATTGTGTAGTTATACAAAGCCTGAATCTGAGCAATAATGACcttcactttgattgaagggtccatcctcataacttgcattatacttgcacatatcatgttagaatcGAGCTTTGTATGATCTTGTGATAGTGCATGTGCATGTATGAGGCGCATCCAATTTCCCAATCACccacaattcatttttttttgcgttttgaagctctacatctaaacaaacaatttggatGTGAACAAATAATAACGTACCTTTCTAGATCTGATTTTTGCACCACAAagttcaatgattgttttagaTGATAACGCTTGATTGCATGTACACATTCATCCTTGTTctgaaacttcattccaacttCAAGAGTTCCACCTAAATTTGGGACTTCGTCAATGAACATGTGATCAAATTCAGTTGGTTGGTTTGCGGTGGATAGATTGATGTTCTTCATGTGGAATGGTGGATCGAATACAGGTGGGATAAGTTGATCTTCTGcttccatatcttcatcaatATCATCATCACCAGATGATTCATCGAACATATCTTCATCAATATCATCATCGTCAGAATCACCAGATGATTCATCGAAGTATGTTTCATCATCTTCACTATAATCACCTAATTCTTCCTCATTGATATTATAATGGACACTAAGTGGAAGATCACATTGTGGACTTGTTGGGAGATATTCGTGATAAAGTTGTTGGGAGACATTGTGGACATTGtggacatgttgagtttgttcattTTGACTAGAGTATGGttgatagtgttgtgatggagaaTATACGTCGGGTTgtgtcaagattaaagattgaatagatcaatttgattggtccaactaaaattatgaggattgatatttttctactaaaccacaaccgttgataaataaatttggatggtcaagattaaagattgtatagaagttagtaggattgaatagatcaatttgattggtccaactaaaattatgaggattgatatttttctactaaaccacaaccgttgataaataaatttggatggtcaagattaaagattgaatagatcaatttgattggtccaactaaaagtatgaggattgatatttttctactaaaccacaaccgttgataaataaattttgatggtcaagattaaagattgaatagatcaatttgattggtccaactaaaggTACGAGGATTCATCATCAAACATCCATAACCATCGATTACACAAAATGAGCGGCTGGGATTCATCAACAGGGGATCGTTGCCTGGCCTTGCGACCTCTCAAAGAAGTCGCATCCTGGCCCTGCGACCTCTCAAAGAAGTCGTATCCTGGCCCTGCGACCTCCTGAAGGGTTCGCATtgtggggatgcgacctcccacgTGGCTGAATCTTAGGTCGCTTGCTGGCCATGcgatttcctatataaacaccCCAAACCTACATCAACCAACATCATCAAACCCACTTCCTCTATCTTAATCTAAAAATCACTATCTCAAACTTCTCAAACACACTTTCTCCGATTTCTCAAacacattttcttcaattttactCATGGAATTATCCAAAAATCATAGAGCTGAAAGTCGATACATTCAAGcatttgtaagtattttatattaatttcttatatattattaatttatatattattaattttatattttatattaatgtcttatatatagaatattttttatattattaatttatatattgtcaattttatattttatattttatattttatattttatattttatattttatattttatattttatattttatattttatattttatattttatattttatattttatattttatattttatattttatattttatattttatattttatattttatattttatattttatattttatattttatattttatattttatattttatattttatattttatattttatattttatattttatattttatattttatattttatattttatattttatattttatattttatattttatattttatattttatattttatattttatattttatattttatattttatattttatattttatattttatattttatattttatattttatattttatattttatattttatattttatattttatattttatattttatattttatattttatattttatattttatattttatattttatattttatattttatattttatattttatattttatattttatattttatattttatattttatattttatattttatattttatattttatattttatattttatattttatattttatattttatattttatattttatattttatattttatattttatattttatattttatattttatattttatattttatattttatattttatattttatattttatattttatattttatattttatattttatattttatattttatattttatattttatattttatattttatattttatattttatattttatattttatattttatattttatattttatattttatattttatattttatattttatattttatattttatattttatattttatattttatattttatattttatattttatattttatattttatattttatattttatattttatattttatattttatattttatattttatattttatattttatattttatattttatattttatattttatattttatattttatattttatattttatattttatattttatattttatattttatattttatattttatattttatattttatattttatattttatattttatattttatattttatattttatattttatattttatattttatattttatattttatattttatattttatattttatattttatattttatattttatattttatattttatattttatattttatattttatattttatattttatattttatattttatattttatattttatattttatattttatattttatattttatattttatattttatattttatattttatattttatattttatattttatattttatattttatattttatattttatattttatattttatattttatattttatattttatattttatattttatattttatattttatattttatattttatattttatattttatattttatattttatattttatattttatattttatattttatattttatattttatattttatattttatattttatattttatattttatattttatattttatattttatattttatattttatattttatattttatattttatattttatattttatattttatattttatattttatattttatattttatattttatattttatattttatattttatattttatattttatattttatattttatattttatattttatattttatattttatattttatattttatattttatattttatattttatattttatattttatattttatattttatattttatattttatattttatattttatattttatattttatattttatattttatattttatattttatattttatattttatattttatattttatattttatattttatattttatattttatattttatattttatattttatattttatattttatattttatattttatattttatattttatattttatattttatattttatattttatattttatattttatattttatattttatattttatattttatattttatattttatattttatattttatattttatattttatattttatattttatattttatattttatattttatattttatattttatattttatattttatattttatattttatattttatattttatattttatattttatattttatattttatattttatattttatattttatattttatattttatattttatattttatattttatattttatattttatattttatattttatattttatattttatattttatattttatattttatattttatattttatattttatattttatattttatattttatattttatattttatattttatattttatattttatattttatattttatattttatattttatattttatattttatattttatattttatattttatattttatattttatattttatattttatattttatattttatattttatattttatattttatattttatattttatattttatattttatattttatattttatattttatattttatattttatattttatattttatattttatattttatattttatattttatattttatattcatgAAGCTGCAGATATACCGACTCAATACTACGTTCCTTCAGTGCCAACAATACCCACTCCCATTAATCCGATCGAGAGcggaattttctataatttgtttggtactCATTGCACAACTCCTGAGTCCGTTTATGCGACTTTTGATTCTACGTATAATgtcgaaactcaaaattatacggaagcaggtggtagtggttctaatccacaaACAGATTACAACGAGGATCAACCACAACAACCTCAAGTTGTTGAAAgggctagacgagttcgacgaccgcgtagatgtggaactggaggtcatttagatgacaataattaatttttatttgatgtattttttttatttgtagtattttatcttttttttaatgtatttttcttttaatttaatgtatttttattttattttattaatagaatttaccttttattatgattattgtttttttattataataattattaaaagttatataataatattaaattaattattttaattatttataacaatattttgtattttttaatgttataattatttttaaaaaatttaataataataaatataatatattcaatataatatacccaataataaataacaaaattcaacaataaaaaaatatataatattaaaataaattattgaacatattaaataataaaagtatttttattttattgatagaattttctttttattattattattattaaaattattattattattattattattattattattattatacccATTATTAATAtacccattattattattaaatataataaatataataatatacccaatattcaacaaaaaaaaaaaaaaccgtacgaagtaggaggtcgcatccccaggatgcgaccatgtactgaagtaaaaaaaatttccttTCAAGAAGTCGcagccccaggatgcgacctGCAACTGGGGccaaaaagtagggcattctgatattttattttagaagtaGGGCAGattagtatttaaaataaaaaaaatgggatatttatataaaaaacccCTTTTATAAAGCTTAACATACCATCaatataatattgaatttatGATTCTACCCTTTTACGGCTTACGGCTTAAGGAGATGATGGAGAACCACAAAAAAGCCACATTTTCATGTGTATACACCTTGGATGAAAAATCTCGAAAAAAAATGAAACCTCAAAACAGAATTTCAAAAGCAAAAAGtaattaatgaaagaagaagaCCCCACAGGAGCAAGAGGAGGAGCGATGCAAATATAATTATCATTTCTTGAATCCATGAATGTGGTGGCCGGAAGAAGCTTGGAAAGGTAGTGGATGGTAATTGCTTGAAGAATGAATGGAAAACTTTGATACCTTAAAATGGAATTAtctgtgtttttgtttttttgaaattcaaattcaaaataaagtaGGTTGACAACTTTTTGTTGCTTTACAATTGGTTGGAGGAAGTAAAGTAGGTTGACAACTTTTTGTTGCTTTACAATTGGTTGGAGGAAGTGTTTTGTTTAGTGTGTCAGAAAAATATATTGCTTgctattaaaatattataattatgtgGCATATAATGATTAAAGAAACTTATGTGAATTGACCAGTAGTACAGAGTTAGTTTTTGGCAACtacaaatcaattatttatgttataatGTATTGTACTTTTAATATCTTATTTGTGTTCTTTAAATAATGATTTGTTCCACTATTCTAAATATGAACACTTTCACTTATACttcatttattcattaaagatcAAACACTTTTTCTAATTCACATCTTGTGTGGTTGTGTTCTTTAGTGTAAAACATGGAAGATGAGATAtcatttgtttgtttgttcCAAAGGCGATCACTTAAGAAGATATCAATTAGATGCACATTGAAGGTTGAAAATGCGACTTTTCAGTACTAGAGTGATATTTACTTTAGGGGTTTCTATTTCACAATATTGATGATTTGTCTTCATCTTGAATATAATGGCTTAGATTTATTCTTGAAGATTATTTCAAGAAATTTGGTTCTTGAGCATTTAGGAAAGAAATAGTTGTTGTATAAGTTTTGTAACAATTATCGGTGAATCTTGTAAAAACTTAATATTAATATAGAAATAAACTTTGGTTCATTTAAATTGAGTTTACATGTACTCTTTCGTGATGCGATTTTTTCtccccttatttttttttttattttgagatttctATTGATTATACTTTACTCTCAAAGTTTAAATgtgattgatattttaaattaagcTCAATTCATTTTCACACAAAAACTCATTTGTATTCAACTGGGTTCACACCTTTAGGTGTTTGAATTATAGGTCCAAAAAATTTTGCTACCAAAATGAGTTTAATTATGCTTCAattgcatatttcaaatttggTGGGTTATTAATTTGTCTATAATCCTTATTAGATTTTGGTTCACTATCCTCGTTACTAATTATCACATTTAGTAATATGTTATATTCCAAAGTATCATAACCATTGTCTCCATTAGGGTTCCATTATATGTCATGTATGACATAACTTATTGATTTCTCTTCTAAAATTGAGATATCAATTATGTCTTGAAGACTcttttagaaaatttatatCGTCACTTAGGGTGCATCATTATTGTTAGTTCATTTTCTTGTTCGAgaactatttattatatttgaagtTAACTTGTTTATTATGTTTCAAGCGTAATTGAAACTCATTTGCAATATTAAATTATTCGATAGGGATACCTATTTTTATAAGAGAATTAGTTGTTATATatgttttgtttaaatatttttgatcccacaaatataacatttttcaattttagtccatgcaagttttttatttatttatttcatttctgCAAAATCTGAAACTTTACTTTTTGTCCTTAGCATTATGTGAACGTTACTAAAATGTTTAACTAGTGTATtaccccaattttgtccaactaaataaaaataattcaaacaaataagtaataatatgtttaataaacattttataataattattataaaatctaaaaaatcataattttacaAATCTCACCAAATTTTGAGTCCATATTTACATAAGTATTCCCATTAGattacacaaaaaataaaaataaaaaacaaaaaacaaaaaaagtattcttcatttttcttctttggaGAGGTAGCACCACCTTCCCCTTCTTTTCAGCCTCATTTTTTCTcctcattttcttcttctaataatactataatcattttcttcttctaacAAAAAGTTCATCCACCATTTTCCCTTTCTCTCTCTACACAATTCCATaacttctataaaaaaaaaaatcagatctTAATTTATCTTCTGGACACAAAGGTCTATCCTTGTAACCTATATATTAAGAACCAAAAATCAAACAACAAGAGAGggagttttatttttctctaaacaAATTAGAATATACGAAGaagaactttttattttttgtttgttttttgaacacaaaaaaaaaaaggaagaaacattGTACAAACACAGAGAAGAAATGGTAAAGagttccaaaaatacttaataacacaaccaacaaaaattaaataaaaaacctgAAACTAGATGATGACTAGAGAAGAGAATCACATCCAATACCTCCATCATTGGCGTCTCAAGGTCCACCGCCATTGCGCTCATCTCCGACTCTACCCATTTATGGCTTACAATATCTCATCTTTCACCTTTTGATTCATTAACACATTAACTTTTTTAGTTAGGTTTGCGTTTTCTTTTCTAATTGTTTTCagatttaaaaacaatttgtgattcttatttaaaaaatcatgtatagcagtaattaaatcagatcgagtaaagtcaaaaaaatacatcaatttctTCATATGTTGATTCACTTCCAGAGTTAGAATATGTGTTGGATCCAGATGCGGAGTTGGTATGAGCAATCAGAGTCAAATCTGCTTGTTCAATGTTAGAGAATTCATCAAaatcatcccatgtagccatcaaaCTCTTCTTCTTAGGTCTGGAATCTTTCATCTGGTGTTTCCCTTTCTCCAAATTTGGACTATCTGATTTTTTATGTTCAtgttcattgcatccataatAGATAATGTTTTTGTTGTCAAAATTTCCATTCCTTCCTCTATTAGATTGCTTGGAATATATTTTAGGGAAAGATTTCCTCTTATTGAagcacttgtcaaactccttgaaggtgattgcatttatcatgaatgttctagACTTACAGTGCATCTTATATATCTTCTTCTGATCAGCATTCATCTAGTTTGttggaatttcaataccatCAGTATTTTTCGAAGcaatataaccatcttccaccaagtctCAAAGTTCAAgatcttgtgaaatatagaAACTTATCAGCTTGTCCTTCCAGTATTCAAAATGTTATCCATCAAACAAAAGTggtatgttgatgtttcctccaacaGTTTCTTCACTGAATTCAGACATATTGAACTATTGAATATTTTCTCAAACATTGTAAAGTGCTCAGCCTTGAGGCCAAACTctaatgccaattgaaggtgcacACACGAGAatagggttgaattgtgtttgtcaaagttgataactttttgataatttataaataaataaataaaaactagttcaattttggtgacttacttggagtaaaAACGATCAGAATTAGAGacaacaaacaatgaaagcataaataatttcacacatagatttatcttggttcaccagtAACTTGGATACATTTAGTCCCatcattcagaaggctttaatccactaattcaaatatcttGAATTACGAAACACCTGATCCTCCAAGCCAATTTTCACAAACAGTTTGACAACTccatacttttgaggaactaaccacattGATACTACAAGCCAAATCTTCTtctaacaaatttaatattaataataactctcacactctaaaaAACAACACCTAGAGAATATTTTTCATTCGAACAAATATTTCTccctttgaactctaagactactcttttatattatttttttgatgattttcttctctagccttgagtatctatttatagttaaaatttgtgcttcaatttagtctttgtttaattttaaattgtattttgttcagattgggtttataaattcttcatattggttttgttcctattttgtttagattaagtttataaattttttagattgattctgttcatattttgttcaaaatgtgtttgtaaattttttagattgattatgttcatattttgttgtagataaatcttgaccatatcttctttcacactctttgaagtcaaatatattgttctcataaaatacttttgttatcatcaaaactctaagtataaaattaaCTTGGTTTCAACAATAGGGACTGATTGTGTGTATTTTCTACAATGCTCGTATTACTTTTCGTTAGGCCTCAATCAACAACTGGTCTATGATGTTCCCTTGTTGGTTGGATCTCACACGGGACATTTTGCGCCTATTGTTTCAATTCTCGAATGGTACTTTCCAATTGGGGTGTGGTTGGATTGAGCCCCAACTCTGTTGGGTCAATAATCATATTCTTTTGATGAGCTTGTCTCACATTAGGATTAACTTGATTAGTTGACTTTGTGGGAATGTTATTTTCCAGTCTCGTCTTAATTTGGTACGTATGTGTGTCATCTTGTGTGCAAACGGAATAATCTCCTAAGCTTTCGGTAAGTGTTGGCCAACATTGACTTTAACATTAATGATTGGCTTAGTCTTATGATTGTTCAATGCCTTAAACTTGGAACTGTTATGATTGGGGGATCCCACTAGGGTTTTTCATCCCTATTGGCATATTTGTGCACCTCCCCTCTAGACTAGAATTCATGGCCAAATATGTTCCTCCTCATTTTCCCTTTTTGTAATGGGTTGATGCGTACATTATGTTCCTTCTCTTTTCAATGGGTTGATCTcgattttcattttgtttccAATACAGTTTATGATTGTCTGAAGGATATGTTCATCATAGTATTCTATGGGGGCGACCTCTGCAATACCAGGTAGTGTCTCAAGATCATCCATGGCCTTCTTTTGAAGACATGCACTACATTTGTCTAGTCCTCAAACCGAATAAGGAAATAGTTATTTTCCAAATCGATGATCTCCACGTCTCCCATTGATACCCACATCTTTAGTAGTCTATTCTTGAGAAACTAAAGGCCAACTATTTTTCCCAATAACTTGACCATGATAAATTTCTTCCATAGATTCTAGGACATTTTAATATCTTCTTTACCAACCTTTGCTATAAGGAGGAAGAGAGATTCATCATCCTCGTCTTCTTGGTTGTTTTCTCCATCAACCACTATTTGGTCCTCCACGTTACTTTCCTCGCAATCCATGTGCCTCCATTTGATCCCCTCTTCATTGGCATTATGTCCACTATAAGACCTAATACCAAgcatctagaatttgacattataattcatacatctcaataatgtagaggcaagtaagaaaagGTAATTAACAAGAATCAAATTTAGACAATTGaactacatatataattatagtttacaATTGTTTGAAACTGACTCATAAGATACAATGAATTAATCAAGTCTCTAAACTTAACTTTTACATAAACTTTGAATACAACAAGCCCTACTACATTGTGACTAAAAATTAAGAACTAAATTACTCTTCCAACCTCATGCTGCTCCAGAACTACCCTCAGCTgctacattttaaaataaatggagTGGGAAACAATTGTTTTAGAAAACATGAAATAAGGGGAAGAGCAATAAAAATATCTCTCTTAAGGAGGCTTAGAAAATATGAAATTACATGTTCTTTATGCAATAAAATACTTTCATAAAACTGTGTCAATTGACACCTAGTTCTAATTTAGAAATAATTGAAATACATGACTGAAACTTTTCTTTAGAGTATGGAAAAGTTGTCCAATTGTTTTGATGTGAGTCACCAAAATAATTGAACCTGAATGGTAAAGTTGGCTTGGCCACAACCCCAACCAGCGTCCTGATTATTCTTCTTTTACCAAAAGAACTCACAGTTTGTGCTAAGGGAGAATAGATGAGGTTCTGATTAAATTGGTTTTTGAACTCCCATTTTGTTG contains:
- the LOC101490810 gene encoding uncharacterized protein, which produces MICASIMQVMRMDPSIKVKVIIAQIQALYNYTISYRKAWLRKNKEIEQIYGNWEESYNQLPRWLLVMRTFAPGTIIKMETIPAYNEHGLINGMTIFHRLFWAYVPCISAFKFCKPIVQVDGTWLYGKYKGTLLVAVAQDGNDNIIPIAYALVEGETKEAWSFFLRNLRSHVTPQANICLISDRHESIKSAYNNLNNGWQHPPSKHVFCVRHIAQNFAREFKDNALKNKVISMGYSINESTYRYYRREIGIVNPKALKWLDNIPRQDWIQAFDGGSRWGQMTTNLVESMNAVLKEPRNLPITALVQSTYYKTGTLFPTMAKQHASILVSGQIYTEKCMTFMKSEIRKSNSHRVDNFDRSNHTFMVHESVVPKEGRPIGYFSINLPNKWCDCGKYQAKHMPCSHVIAACSSIKYDYWSLISDVYKVETVLKMAINYIS